One Amycolatopsis thermophila DNA segment encodes these proteins:
- the sepH gene encoding septation protein SepH — MRTLRVVGLHEDGKSIVCEDPARRERFLLPADEKLRAAVRGDVPRLGQIEIETESQMRPREIQARIRAGESVQQVADAAGATVERVERFAYPVLLERSRTAELAQSAHPVREDGPDVRTLGEVVAFAFGVRGQDYSQAEWDAWRGDDGRWIVALRWTAGRSDNAAHWQFSAGAHGGTVTALDEHAEDLLDPQRTPRTLRAVGAEAEPAVVTPEPAAEPAAEDAQPTLDIDAHPDPAAAKPKPKTKKNHPAVPAWEDVLLGVRSQRG, encoded by the coding sequence ATGCGGACGCTGAGGGTGGTCGGGCTGCACGAGGACGGTAAGTCCATCGTGTGCGAAGACCCGGCGCGGCGCGAGCGTTTCCTCCTGCCCGCCGATGAGAAGCTGCGCGCGGCCGTGCGGGGCGACGTCCCCCGGCTCGGGCAGATCGAAATCGAGACGGAGAGCCAGATGCGACCACGCGAGATCCAGGCCCGCATCCGGGCCGGCGAGTCGGTGCAGCAGGTCGCGGACGCGGCGGGGGCCACGGTGGAGCGGGTCGAGCGGTTCGCCTACCCGGTGCTGCTCGAGCGGTCGCGGACCGCGGAGCTGGCCCAGTCGGCGCACCCGGTCCGCGAGGACGGCCCGGACGTCCGGACGCTGGGCGAGGTGGTGGCGTTCGCGTTCGGCGTGCGGGGGCAGGACTACTCGCAGGCGGAGTGGGACGCCTGGCGCGGCGACGACGGACGGTGGATCGTGGCGCTGCGGTGGACCGCGGGCCGCTCCGACAACGCCGCGCACTGGCAGTTCTCGGCCGGCGCGCACGGTGGAACGGTCACGGCGCTGGACGAGCACGCCGAGGACCTGCTGGACCCGCAGCGCACGCCCCGGACCCTGCGGGCCGTGGGAGCCGAAGCCGAGCCGGCGGTGGTCACCCCGGAGCCGGCGGCGGAGCCCGCCGCGGAGGACGCGCAGCCGACGCTGGACATCGACGCCCACCCCGACCCCGCGGCCGCGAAACCCAAACCGAAGACGAAGAAAAACCACCCGGCCGTCCCGGCGTGGGAAGACGTGCTGCTGGGCGTCCGCAGCCAACGCGGGTAG
- the pdxH gene encoding pyridoxamine 5'-phosphate oxidase, giving the protein MPEVENIDDVAVRLPGMRVAYDGEALDEADLAASWTEQLQDWLNHAIAAGVAEPNAMVLATADAEGRPSSRTVLCKGLDERGVVFYTNYTSKKSHDLTVTRYASATFPWYALQRQVTVRGEVEKVDVRETAEYWKQRPRGSQLGAWASPQSKVVSGRRDLDVALSSIERRFGDVEEVPLPPHWGGWRIRPEIVEFWQGQQNRLHDRLRYVRGNDGWRIERVAP; this is encoded by the coding sequence ATGCCAGAGGTCGAGAACATCGACGACGTTGCGGTACGCCTTCCCGGCATGCGGGTGGCCTATGACGGTGAGGCGCTGGACGAGGCCGATCTGGCCGCCAGCTGGACCGAGCAGTTGCAGGACTGGCTGAACCACGCCATCGCGGCTGGGGTCGCCGAGCCCAACGCCATGGTCCTGGCCACCGCCGACGCCGAGGGCCGCCCGTCCTCCCGCACCGTGCTCTGCAAGGGCCTCGACGAGCGCGGCGTCGTGTTCTACACGAACTACACCTCGAAGAAGAGCCACGACCTGACCGTCACCCGGTACGCGTCGGCGACCTTCCCCTGGTACGCGCTGCAGCGGCAGGTGACCGTGCGCGGCGAGGTCGAGAAGGTCGACGTGCGCGAGACGGCCGAGTACTGGAAGCAGCGGCCCCGCGGCTCGCAGCTCGGCGCGTGGGCCTCGCCGCAGTCGAAGGTCGTCTCCGGGCGACGCGACCTGGACGTCGCCCTGTCGTCGATCGAGCGCCGCTTCGGCGATGTCGAGGAGGTGCCGCTGCCGCCGCACTGGGGCGGGTGGCGCATCCGGCCCGAGATCGTCGAGTTCTGGCAGGGCCAGCAGAACCGGTTGCACGACCGGCTGCGGTACGTGCGCGGAAATGACGGCTGGCGCATCGAGCGCGTCGCTCCTTAG
- a CDS encoding glycosyltransferase 87 family protein, whose protein sequence is MGRRVLATGVAIEVVLVGILLAWKRLDGLDLDVYRLGAQAFFDRGDPYGVLPPTRDGTLLPFTYPPFAAFVFAPLLVIPPDVALVGITVVSVLALGAVLALCFARYDRRLHVFGGLALVVQAVALFSEPVRATLGFGQVNLLLMLLVAVDALGPVRRRGVLIGLAAAVKLTPAAFVLFFLLRKDFRAAARAVATFAGCALLAWALAPRASVTYWTKLVFQGERVGDPGYIGNQSLHGLLARLGAPTWAWLIAVAVTLVLTVLVMRRADAVVALLACALGALLVSPVSWTHHWVWAAPVIGVLAWRGRRFRPLVLGTAALATVVFVISPLWDHRGVWPLAESYVLAGVLLLLALGLVAHPLDDPLDAAGQRRDVARLDRGEHADA, encoded by the coding sequence GTGGGGCGGAGGGTTCTGGCCACGGGAGTGGCGATCGAAGTGGTGCTGGTCGGGATTCTGCTGGCCTGGAAACGGTTGGACGGCCTGGATCTGGACGTCTACCGGCTCGGTGCGCAGGCGTTCTTCGACCGCGGTGACCCGTACGGGGTATTGCCACCCACCCGAGACGGAACGCTGCTGCCGTTCACCTATCCGCCGTTCGCCGCGTTCGTTTTCGCGCCGTTGCTGGTGATACCGCCCGATGTCGCACTCGTCGGGATCACCGTCGTGTCGGTGCTCGCGCTCGGCGCGGTTCTCGCGTTGTGCTTCGCGCGCTACGACCGGCGGTTGCACGTGTTCGGCGGCCTCGCGCTGGTGGTGCAGGCGGTCGCGTTGTTCAGCGAACCGGTGCGGGCCACGCTCGGCTTCGGTCAGGTCAACCTGCTGCTGATGCTGCTCGTCGCGGTCGACGCGCTGGGCCCGGTCCGCCGTCGCGGCGTCCTGATCGGGCTCGCCGCCGCGGTCAAGCTGACGCCCGCCGCGTTCGTGCTGTTCTTCCTGCTGCGCAAGGACTTCCGCGCCGCCGCGCGGGCCGTGGCCACCTTCGCCGGTTGCGCGCTCCTCGCGTGGGCGCTGGCCCCGCGGGCCTCCGTGACCTACTGGACGAAGCTCGTGTTCCAGGGCGAACGCGTCGGCGACCCCGGTTACATCGGCAACCAGTCGCTGCACGGTCTCCTCGCCCGGCTCGGCGCGCCCACCTGGGCGTGGTTGATCGCCGTGGCCGTCACCCTCGTCCTCACGGTGCTGGTGATGCGCCGCGCGGACGCGGTGGTGGCGCTGCTGGCCTGCGCACTCGGCGCCCTGCTCGTCTCACCGGTGTCGTGGACCCACCACTGGGTGTGGGCGGCGCCGGTGATCGGGGTGCTGGCGTGGCGAGGGCGGCGGTTCCGGCCGCTCGTGCTCGGAACCGCCGCCCTCGCGACAGTCGTGTTCGTGATCAGCCCGCTGTGGGACCACCGCGGCGTCTGGCCGCTCGCCGAGAGCTACGTCCTCGCCGGCGTGCTGCTGCTCCTCGCGCTGGGACTAGTCGCCCATCCGCTCGACGACCCACTCGATGCAGCTGGTCAGCGCCGTGACGTCGCCCGGCTCGATCGCGGGGAACATGCCGACGCGTAG
- the serC gene encoding phosphoserine transaminase produces MTDELTIPAELKPSDGRFGCGPSKVRAEQLANLASEGAAFMGTSHRQKPVKSLVGRVRSGLSQLFGLPEGYEVVLGNGGTTAFWDAAAFGLVDQRAQHFTYGEFSSKFAKVTSDAPFLGDSIVVKAEPGSAPEIAYEQGADLVGWAHNETSTGVAVPVRRPEGSEGALVAIDATSGAGGLPVKAEDFDVYYFAPQKCFASDGGLWLALMSPTAIERVEKIGASGRWIPEFLSLTTALDNSRKDQTYNTPAVATLFLLADQIEWMLANGGLDWTVARTKDSSTRLYEWAEETSYTVPFVKDPALRSQVVGTIDFVDEIDAAKVAKVLRANGIVDVEPYRKLGRNQLRVGMFPAIEPGDVTALTSCIEWVVERMGD; encoded by the coding sequence ATGACCGATGAGCTGACCATTCCGGCAGAACTGAAGCCCTCCGACGGGCGCTTCGGCTGCGGACCGTCCAAGGTCCGGGCGGAGCAGCTGGCGAACCTCGCGTCCGAGGGTGCGGCGTTCATGGGCACCTCCCACCGGCAGAAGCCGGTGAAGTCCCTGGTCGGACGGGTGCGCTCCGGTCTGTCCCAGCTCTTCGGCCTGCCCGAGGGCTACGAGGTCGTGCTCGGCAACGGCGGCACCACCGCGTTCTGGGACGCGGCGGCGTTCGGCCTGGTCGACCAGCGCGCGCAGCACTTCACCTACGGCGAGTTCTCGTCGAAGTTCGCCAAGGTGACCTCGGACGCTCCCTTCCTCGGCGACTCGATCGTCGTCAAGGCCGAGCCGGGCAGCGCCCCGGAGATCGCCTACGAGCAGGGCGCGGACCTGGTCGGCTGGGCGCACAACGAGACCTCGACGGGTGTCGCGGTGCCGGTGCGCCGTCCCGAGGGCAGCGAGGGCGCGCTCGTCGCGATCGACGCCACGTCGGGCGCCGGCGGCCTGCCGGTCAAGGCCGAGGACTTCGACGTCTACTACTTCGCGCCGCAGAAGTGCTTCGCCTCCGACGGTGGCCTGTGGCTGGCGCTGATGTCGCCGACGGCGATCGAGCGGGTCGAGAAGATCGGCGCGAGCGGCCGGTGGATCCCCGAGTTCCTGTCGCTGACCACGGCGCTGGACAACTCGCGCAAGGACCAGACGTACAACACCCCGGCGGTGGCGACGCTGTTCCTGCTGGCCGACCAGATCGAGTGGATGCTGGCCAACGGCGGCCTCGACTGGACGGTCGCGCGCACCAAGGACTCCTCGACGCGGCTGTACGAGTGGGCCGAGGAGACCAGCTACACGGTGCCGTTCGTCAAGGACCCGGCGCTGCGCTCGCAGGTCGTCGGCACGATCGACTTCGTCGACGAGATCGACGCCGCGAAGGTGGCGAAGGTGCTGCGCGCGAACGGCATCGTCGACGTCGAGCCGTACCGGAAGCTGGGCCGCAACCAGCTACGCGTCGGCATGTTCCCCGCGATCGAGCCGGGCGACGTCACGGCGCTGACCAGCTGCATCGAGTGGGTCGTCGAGCGGATGGGCGACTAG
- a CDS encoding MFS transporter yields MSVEAGSQRGKKRKLLRSVVVDVRPLRTPAFRRLFTGTAITAIGSQLTTVAVPKQVFDLTGSSAYVGLTGIVALVPLLVFGLWGGAIADTVDRRKLLIVGNAGIAVVSALLWAQAFFDVGSVWLVFVLLAFNQACFAVNMPTRSAIVARLIEPELLPAAAALSGTVNTFGMVFGPMAAGALMPVLGLPTLYLIDTIALVIALYAVWRLPSLPPLSGTVRAAGLRDVLDGFRYMGTQKVLLASFVVDIIAMVAGMPRALFPEMAERTFGDPPGGGLALGWLYAAIPIGSVVIGLFSGWLGRVRRQGVAVTIAICAWGAAVIGFGLSNSLWLAVVFLCLAGAADMVSAIYRQAILVMAATDEMRGRMQGAFTVVVAGGPRLADLTHGWTAAAVGTAAAASGGGVLVIVFIAIAVALLPAFWRYRAAAVAE; encoded by the coding sequence GTGAGTGTCGAGGCCGGGTCGCAACGGGGTAAGAAGCGCAAACTCCTGAGGTCCGTCGTCGTCGACGTGCGGCCGCTGCGGACGCCCGCATTCCGCCGCCTGTTCACCGGCACCGCGATCACCGCGATCGGCAGCCAGCTCACCACCGTCGCCGTGCCGAAGCAGGTCTTCGACCTCACCGGGTCGTCCGCGTACGTCGGACTGACGGGCATCGTCGCGCTGGTGCCGCTGCTCGTGTTCGGCCTGTGGGGCGGAGCGATCGCCGACACCGTCGACCGGCGCAAGCTGCTGATCGTCGGCAACGCGGGCATCGCCGTCGTCTCGGCCCTGTTGTGGGCGCAGGCGTTCTTCGACGTCGGCTCGGTGTGGCTGGTGTTCGTGCTGCTCGCGTTCAACCAGGCCTGCTTCGCGGTGAACATGCCGACCCGCAGCGCCATCGTGGCCCGGCTGATCGAGCCGGAACTGCTGCCGGCGGCCGCCGCGCTGTCGGGCACCGTGAACACGTTCGGCATGGTGTTCGGCCCGATGGCGGCGGGCGCCCTGATGCCGGTGCTCGGGCTGCCGACGCTGTACCTGATCGACACGATCGCCCTGGTCATCGCTCTGTACGCGGTCTGGCGGCTGCCTTCGCTGCCGCCGCTGTCGGGCACCGTCCGGGCCGCCGGGCTGCGCGACGTCCTCGACGGCTTCCGCTACATGGGCACCCAGAAGGTGCTGCTCGCGTCGTTCGTGGTGGACATCATCGCGATGGTCGCCGGCATGCCGCGGGCCCTGTTCCCGGAGATGGCGGAGCGGACCTTCGGCGACCCGCCCGGCGGTGGCCTCGCCCTGGGCTGGCTGTACGCCGCGATCCCGATCGGCTCGGTGGTCATCGGCCTGTTCTCCGGCTGGCTCGGCCGGGTGCGCAGGCAGGGTGTCGCGGTGACGATCGCGATCTGCGCGTGGGGTGCGGCGGTGATCGGCTTCGGGCTGTCCAACTCGTTGTGGCTGGCGGTCGTGTTCCTGTGCCTGGCCGGCGCGGCGGACATGGTCAGCGCGATCTACCGGCAGGCGATCCTGGTGATGGCCGCGACCGACGAGATGCGCGGCCGGATGCAGGGCGCGTTCACGGTGGTCGTCGCGGGCGGGCCGCGGCTGGCCGACCTGACGCACGGCTGGACCGCGGCCGCGGTCGGCACGGCCGCCGCCGCGAGCGGTGGCGGCGTGCTGGTGATCGTGTTCATCGCGATCGCCGTCGCACTGCTGCCCGCGTTCTGGCGCTACCGGGCCGCGGCCGTCGCCGAGTAG
- a CDS encoding citrate synthase 2 yields MTTSAPVANNTEPDDGFKPGLEGVVAFRTQIAEPDRNGGALRYRGVDIEDLAGKVSFGDVWGLLVDGRFGNGLAPAEPFPIPVHTGDVRVDAQAALAMVAPIWGFRPLLDISDEEARDNLARASVMALSYVAQSARGTALPAVPQSRVDEAQTITERFMVRWRGEPDPAHVKAVDAYWVSAAEHGLNASTFTARVIASTGADVAASLSGAIGAMSGPLHGGAPARVLPMIEAVEKEGDARKVVKGILDRKERLMGFGHRVYRAEDPRARVLRRTCRELGAERYEVAEALEQAALAELRERRPDRAIETNVEFWAAVILDFAQVPTSMMPAMFTSARTAGWAAHILEQKQTGRLVRPSASYVGPGPRSPEEVEGWRAVKPL; encoded by the coding sequence GTGACTACCTCAGCGCCCGTTGCGAACAACACAGAACCGGACGACGGGTTCAAACCCGGTCTCGAAGGCGTCGTCGCCTTCCGCACCCAGATCGCCGAGCCGGACCGCAACGGCGGCGCGCTGCGCTACCGGGGCGTGGACATCGAGGACCTGGCCGGCAAGGTCAGCTTCGGCGACGTGTGGGGCCTGCTGGTCGACGGCAGGTTCGGCAACGGGCTGGCGCCCGCCGAGCCGTTCCCGATCCCCGTGCACACCGGCGACGTCCGGGTCGACGCGCAGGCCGCGCTCGCGATGGTCGCGCCGATCTGGGGTTTCCGGCCGCTGCTGGACATCAGCGACGAGGAGGCCCGGGACAACCTGGCGCGCGCGTCGGTGATGGCCCTGTCCTACGTGGCTCAGTCCGCACGCGGGACCGCGTTGCCCGCAGTGCCGCAGTCCCGGGTCGACGAGGCGCAGACGATCACCGAGCGGTTCATGGTCCGCTGGCGCGGCGAACCGGACCCGGCGCACGTCAAGGCGGTCGACGCGTACTGGGTGTCCGCGGCGGAGCACGGCCTGAACGCCTCGACGTTCACGGCGCGGGTCATCGCCTCGACCGGTGCGGACGTCGCGGCTTCCTTGTCCGGCGCGATCGGCGCGATGTCCGGCCCGCTGCACGGCGGCGCACCGGCGCGGGTGCTGCCGATGATCGAGGCGGTCGAGAAGGAGGGCGACGCGCGCAAGGTCGTCAAGGGGATCCTGGACCGCAAGGAGCGCCTGATGGGCTTCGGGCACCGCGTGTACCGGGCCGAGGACCCGCGGGCGCGCGTGCTGCGCCGGACGTGCCGCGAGCTGGGCGCGGAGCGGTACGAGGTGGCCGAGGCGCTGGAGCAGGCCGCGCTGGCGGAGCTGCGGGAGCGCCGCCCGGACCGCGCGATCGAAACGAACGTCGAGTTCTGGGCGGCGGTCATCCTGGACTTCGCGCAGGTCCCGACGAGCATGATGCCGGCCATGTTCACCTCGGCGCGCACCGCGGGCTGGGCGGCGCACATCCTGGAGCAGAAGCAGACCGGCCGGCTGGTCCGCCCCTCCGCGAGCTACGTCGGGCCGGGCCCGCGGTCCCCGGAGGAGGTCGAGGGCTGGCGGGCGGTCAAGCCGCTGTAG
- a CDS encoding MmcQ/YjbR family DNA-binding protein, translating to MGALESLREVCLALPEVTERLSHGEPTWFVRGRKTFVMYADHHHDDRLGFWCAAPPGVQEEMTGAEPDRFFRPPYVGHRGWLGVYLDVPVDWDEVRAVVREAYRVVAPKSLADRVQG from the coding sequence ATGGGCGCGCTCGAGTCGCTGCGGGAGGTCTGCCTGGCGTTGCCGGAGGTCACCGAGCGGCTCAGCCACGGCGAGCCGACGTGGTTCGTGCGGGGTCGCAAGACGTTCGTGATGTACGCCGACCACCACCACGACGACCGGCTGGGGTTCTGGTGCGCCGCCCCGCCGGGCGTGCAGGAGGAGATGACCGGCGCGGAGCCGGACCGGTTCTTCCGGCCGCCGTACGTGGGGCATCGCGGGTGGCTCGGGGTGTACCTCGACGTGCCGGTGGACTGGGACGAGGTCCGGGCGGTCGTGCGGGAGGCGTATCGCGTCGTGGCGCCGAAGTCACTCGCCGACCGCGTGCAGGGATGA
- a CDS encoding APC family permease, translating into MAEASTSSTEPALKRVMGPKLLLFFVVGDIIGTGVYALTGQVAGRVGGALWLPFLLAFVVAFMTAFSYLELVGKYPKAAGAALYTNRAFRLPFLTFLVAFAVMCSGITSASSAAIAFADTYLKEFVDLPGWLIAPLFIVGLAAVNFRGVSESVKANVVLTCIELSGLLIIIGVGVWAVLNGAGDAGRLVEIDTADQTALVAITSATSLAFFAMVGFEDSVNMAEECHDPVRIFPKAMLWGMVVAATIYVLVSLTSSLLVPAGELSAAKSDALLKVLDVGAPGFPREVFSAIGLFAVINSALINMLMASRLLYGMANERIIPKVLGTVHPARRTPWVSIAFTSVVAIILVSTVDISVLGGTTALLLLVVFAIVNTAVLVLRREKVDHPHFRAPTVIPVLAAVFCLYLVSPLSGRPARDYGIAAILLAVGVVLWLVNRRVMRASERKDRAPSAP; encoded by the coding sequence ATGGCTGAGGCGAGCACTTCTTCCACGGAGCCGGCGCTCAAGCGGGTCATGGGCCCGAAGCTGCTGCTGTTCTTCGTGGTCGGGGACATCATCGGCACCGGTGTGTACGCGTTGACCGGGCAGGTCGCGGGCCGCGTCGGCGGCGCGTTGTGGCTGCCGTTCCTGCTGGCGTTCGTGGTCGCGTTCATGACCGCGTTCAGCTACCTGGAACTGGTCGGCAAGTACCCGAAGGCGGCGGGCGCGGCCCTCTACACCAACCGGGCGTTCCGCCTGCCGTTCCTGACGTTCCTGGTCGCCTTCGCCGTCATGTGCTCGGGCATCACGTCGGCCTCCTCGGCCGCGATCGCGTTCGCCGACACCTACCTGAAGGAGTTCGTGGATCTACCCGGATGGCTGATCGCGCCGCTGTTCATCGTCGGCCTGGCGGCGGTCAACTTCCGCGGCGTGAGCGAGTCGGTCAAGGCGAACGTGGTGCTCACCTGCATCGAGCTGTCCGGTCTGCTGATCATCATCGGCGTCGGCGTGTGGGCGGTGCTCAACGGGGCCGGGGACGCCGGACGCCTGGTCGAGATCGACACGGCCGACCAGACCGCCCTCGTGGCGATCACGTCCGCGACCTCGCTGGCGTTCTTCGCGATGGTCGGGTTCGAGGACTCGGTCAACATGGCCGAGGAGTGCCACGACCCGGTGCGGATCTTCCCGAAGGCGATGCTGTGGGGCATGGTCGTGGCCGCCACGATCTACGTGCTGGTGTCGCTGACCTCGTCCCTGCTGGTGCCGGCGGGCGAGCTGTCCGCGGCGAAGAGCGACGCGCTGCTCAAGGTGCTCGACGTGGGCGCGCCCGGTTTCCCGCGCGAGGTGTTCTCCGCGATCGGCCTGTTCGCGGTCATCAACTCGGCGCTGATCAACATGCTGATGGCCAGCCGCCTGCTCTACGGCATGGCCAACGAGCGCATCATCCCCAAGGTGCTGGGCACCGTGCACCCGGCGCGACGCACGCCGTGGGTGTCGATCGCGTTCACCAGCGTCGTCGCGATCATCCTCGTCTCCACTGTGGACATCAGCGTGCTGGGCGGGACCACCGCGCTGTTGCTGCTGGTGGTGTTCGCGATCGTCAACACCGCGGTGCTGGTGCTGCGCCGGGAGAAGGTGGACCACCCGCACTTCCGGGCGCCCACCGTCATCCCCGTGCTGGCGGCGGTGTTCTGCCTGTACCTGGTGAGCCCGCTGTCCGGACGTCCCGCGCGGGACTACGGGATCGCCGCGATCCTGCTCGCGGTCGGCGTCGTGCTCTGGCTGGTCAACCGGCGGGTGATGCGCGCGTCGGAGAGGAAGGACCGCGCGCCGTCCGCGCCGTGA
- a CDS encoding DUF2231 domain-containing protein, producing MKPRRILEAAESLRALDPATTAVARGLRKVVGHGAADRLLRGAWLGHPVHPLLVTLPIGAWTSAAVLDLTGQPATARRLVTIGLAATPPTVLTGLAEFSGLDAEQRRVGAIHALSNTVAAGCFLAANRSGRTAAARMWGLGGLLALTAGGALGGHLSYAQGAGVRRWSSLHAVGE from the coding sequence GTGAAACCACGCCGCATCCTGGAAGCCGCCGAGTCGCTTCGCGCGCTCGACCCCGCCACGACCGCCGTCGCCCGCGGGTTGCGCAAGGTCGTCGGCCACGGCGCCGCCGATCGCCTGCTGCGCGGCGCCTGGCTCGGCCACCCCGTGCACCCCCTGCTGGTCACGCTCCCGATCGGGGCCTGGACCTCCGCCGCCGTGCTCGACCTGACCGGCCAGCCCGCGACCGCCCGCCGCCTGGTCACGATCGGCCTGGCCGCGACACCGCCCACGGTCCTGACCGGGCTGGCCGAGTTCTCCGGTCTCGACGCCGAACAACGCCGCGTCGGGGCGATCCACGCGCTCAGCAACACGGTCGCCGCGGGCTGCTTCCTCGCCGCCAACCGCTCCGGCCGCACCGCCGCCGCCCGCATGTGGGGCCTGGGCGGCCTGCTGGCACTCACCGCCGGCGGCGCGCTCGGCGGGCACCTGTCCTACGCGCAGGGCGCGGGCGTGCGCCGCTGGTCATCCCTGCACGCGGTCGGCGAGTGA
- a CDS encoding serine hydrolase domain-containing protein — MLPSTEFALLRRLSLAQAGGRAPSMVAAVVRDGEVAWWGARGTVDGAAPDDDTQYRLGSITKSLVAALVMRLRDEGRLDLNDPLDKHVPGTSFGSSTVGQLLSHTGGLTSESPGSWWERSEGGDWASLEASLAQDALKNRPGSRFHYSNVGYGVLGELVARHRGTDWLTALTREILDPLGMTRTTAHPQGRHARGWAVHPFADLLLPEPSPDAGAMAPAGQLWSTVRDLARWTAFIGGDTGDVLSADTVAEMRAVATVDDADAWTAGYGLGLQLVRHQGRRLAGHTGSMPGFLACTLVDEGTGTGALTFANTTSGPAILGLAVDLISIADEHEPNLPDEWRPADVDRSLLPLTGLWHWGPTPYHLRLIPDGMLSLAPVNGTGRASRFRPAGEDEWLGLDGYYAGETLRVGRDPDGAPRHLDLATFIFTRTPYDPAAPVPGGVDPEGWRTA; from the coding sequence ATGCTGCCCAGCACCGAGTTCGCCCTGCTCCGCCGCCTGTCGCTCGCCCAGGCGGGCGGCCGAGCGCCGTCGATGGTGGCGGCGGTCGTCCGCGACGGCGAGGTGGCCTGGTGGGGTGCGCGCGGCACCGTGGACGGCGCCGCGCCCGACGACGACACCCAGTACCGGCTCGGGTCGATCACCAAGTCGCTCGTCGCCGCGCTCGTCATGCGCCTGCGCGACGAAGGCCGGCTCGACCTCAACGACCCGCTGGACAAGCACGTCCCGGGCACCAGCTTCGGGTCCTCGACCGTCGGGCAGCTGCTGTCGCACACCGGCGGCCTGACCTCGGAGTCGCCCGGCTCGTGGTGGGAGCGCAGCGAGGGCGGCGACTGGGCCTCCCTGGAAGCGAGCCTCGCCCAGGACGCCCTGAAGAACCGTCCGGGCAGCCGCTTCCACTACTCCAACGTCGGCTACGGCGTGCTCGGTGAGCTCGTCGCCCGCCACCGCGGCACGGACTGGCTCACCGCGCTGACCCGCGAGATCCTCGACCCGCTCGGCATGACCCGCACGACCGCGCACCCGCAGGGCCGGCACGCGCGCGGCTGGGCCGTGCACCCGTTCGCCGACCTGCTGCTGCCCGAACCCAGCCCGGACGCCGGCGCGATGGCGCCCGCCGGCCAGCTGTGGTCCACCGTCCGCGACCTGGCCCGCTGGACGGCGTTCATCGGCGGCGACACCGGCGACGTCCTCAGCGCGGACACGGTCGCGGAGATGCGCGCGGTCGCCACGGTCGACGACGCCGACGCGTGGACCGCCGGCTACGGCCTCGGCCTGCAACTCGTGCGCCACCAGGGCCGGCGGCTGGCCGGGCACACCGGGTCGATGCCCGGGTTCCTCGCTTGCACGCTCGTCGACGAGGGCACCGGCACCGGTGCGCTGACCTTCGCCAACACCACCTCCGGCCCGGCGATCCTGGGTCTGGCGGTCGACCTGATCTCCATCGCCGACGAACACGAGCCGAACCTGCCCGACGAGTGGCGGCCCGCCGACGTCGACCGAAGCCTGCTGCCCCTGACCGGCCTGTGGCACTGGGGCCCGACGCCCTACCACCTGCGGCTGATCCCGGACGGCATGCTGAGCCTCGCACCGGTCAACGGCACGGGCCGCGCGTCCCGCTTCCGCCCGGCCGGCGAGGACGAGTGGCTGGGCCTGGACGGCTACTACGCGGGCGAGACCCTGCGCGTCGGCCGCGACCCCGACGGCGCCCCCCGGCACCTCGACCTGGCCACGTTCATCTTCACGCGCACCCCCTACGACCCGGCCGCGCCCGTGCCCGGCGGCGTCGATCCGGAGGGCTGGCGTACCGCATAG
- a CDS encoding DUF2537 domain-containing protein yields the protein MELRVRGDRAVLKGHGEVYTREIDPHSLALGVDLADALHEWAQVAAALRRSANDPDEAATVVSRRGQQLASRVAGVMGTPVHYVDPVTGEQVVVPPPPPVEAPHRLFAGVGDEPTPWATGLVVAGFVAAVVIVAMMALAVALAAETTGWLVLVAALVVTGGIAPSLWLARRLPIIRWVALGAAAGIVLSWFGVLAVVF from the coding sequence GTGGAACTGCGGGTCCGCGGCGACCGCGCCGTGCTCAAGGGGCACGGCGAGGTGTACACGCGCGAAATCGACCCCCACAGCCTGGCGCTGGGCGTGGATCTGGCCGACGCGCTGCACGAGTGGGCGCAGGTCGCTGCCGCGCTGCGGCGTTCCGCGAACGATCCGGACGAGGCCGCGACCGTGGTGTCCCGGCGCGGGCAGCAGCTCGCGTCGCGGGTGGCCGGGGTGATGGGCACGCCGGTGCACTACGTCGACCCGGTGACGGGCGAGCAGGTGGTCGTCCCGCCGCCTCCGCCCGTCGAGGCGCCGCACCGGCTGTTCGCGGGGGTCGGTGACGAACCGACCCCGTGGGCGACCGGTCTGGTGGTGGCGGGGTTCGTCGCGGCCGTGGTGATCGTCGCGATGATGGCGCTGGCGGTGGCGCTGGCCGCGGAGACCACCGGGTGGCTGGTCCTGGTCGCGGCGCTCGTGGTCACCGGCGGGATCGCGCCGTCACTGTGGCTGGCCCGGCGGCTGCCGATCATCCGATGGGTCGCCCTCGGCGCGGCCGCCGGGATCGTGCTGTCCTGGTTCGGCGTGCTGGCGGTCGTGTTCTGA